In Trichoplusia ni isolate ovarian cell line Hi5 chromosome 2, tn1, whole genome shotgun sequence, the DNA window TCACCGGTCAGGGAACCAGAAAACTGGGGAGCACCGTTGGAAGAGCTGTGGTCAGGAGGCAGGTATTTGTTGGATGTAGCCAGACCGAAAGCACCATTCTGGCCCTGGTCTGCACCAGCTGAGCCAAAAGCACCGTTAGACCCAAAAGAACCCTGAGATTGAGAGCCGAAGGATCCAGCAGAGTTGCTTCCCTGGAATGGGGGAAGGTATGCGCGCCGTTCGAGGTGCTCCAGGCGAGCGGCAGCTGCTACGGCGACGAGGGCGGCGAATACGAACTGCAGGAATAATAACAAGGATTAGAACAGTTTTAAATTCTAAGTTTAGCAGCTCCAAATATCCACTTCCAGCAAAGAAGTTTTTTGGAGTTCTTTTATTGAATCTCTCTAAGTTTGCTCTAATGGAACCCGACTTTGGGTTAGGCTGGTCTTTCTACATaaactttccaagaacatattgtacaaatgtgtatttatgtgcattaaaatataagtaaattaagttCGCGATCTTTTTCTACTAAGTcccaaatacaaattataaattttaagataaataaaaaaacaaattaagtatttttgaaaattaccAGTTTCATGTTGTATGTTTGTCTGAGCACTCCAAACCAAGTGAAGATGAATCTCAAATGGTACTGTGATGTCGAAACTCGACTGACCTATTATATACCATCTGCCCTCAATCCTGAACGTGCCTGACGTCATTCATAACTGAGATAATAAACTAAACTCATGATATACCTTAATTGGTTTAAGGCTTTTTTGAGCTACCGAACGTGATTGGCCTCGTGTGTCAAAtcgtttagtatttttatggtCTTTGTTAATGGTTAGCATGGAAACCAGTTAAATTGGTTCCTTAAACCTAGACTTTATTGAGAAAAAACCCAAATAAAACTGGAGTCCACTAAGATAGATGCAGTTTCTTTGTGTTACAATCATTGTTCtttgtgattttaattaaaaaataagcggATAACGTTGACGGCAATTGTTAAGTGCCTAAAAAACCGACATTCCTAATCTGTCATAACTTAGTTTTCACgcattttttatagaaaaccacTTGTATGCACTTAAGTTAATAATATCGCAGCTCTTATATTACAGCCAACCAAGAAAAGGTTCGAGATCGCTGAAATTGCAATATGtacaacaaatcaaaaatatttttcgttgaATGAGAGATAATGGCTTAGTAACTTAGGTGAACGACCTAAGTCATCATAGGCAATGTAGAGCCAATCAATAAAACTTTATCGACTATTTAACTTTGATGCCAATaattctcaatatttttttataggtgCGTTTATGATAGagaatcaattaaatattataaacatagtGTTGATGCCACATGCTTTGTTTAAAGACGGAAGCTTTTAACTTTATCCAAGAGCACGCATAGATGTTATAGAATTTCCTCGTTCATAGTattttaaccaacttcaaatagaggaggttctcaattcatctGTTAGAACATTAGaatggatgaaccgattttgtcaATTCTTTTTACATTGAAAGAGaaaaagctgtcatttggtccaataaaaaatcatcaagtttagcTCAGCAGTTTTAACTCCAACATGGAACGTAAGTCATCATATCTTTACATCAGTAGAGCCAAAAGCAGACCGTGATATAGATTGGGAAACGCCTGcgttaaaaatgtaacttgcCGTAATCCTTTAATTAACCATGGTATAACTACACGATGAAGATCGTGACATTTGCATGACATAATCCATGATCTTAGTAATTGTTTTCGCGAATGTCGTTTGGACCATTTAGCTAGGAAAATTGATTGATGCATCATAGGACGAATGTAGGACCTAATACAATTAGATTAGTGGTCATTTTGACAGGTAATTAGCGTTTgacaaaagctttttttatttaaacaatggtCACTTTGTATGATGAACCTATAATTATGttcaacttatatttttaaaatagtcaaaCGTTTATTTTCAGGTTTCACTTAGTTTAAATAACGCAACGATGTTTGagaataatatatgtacaaaaaggaaaaactggcttcaaataaaaactactgagaaaaattttatgaatattgtccATCTTTTGGACCAAATGACGGCTGTTTCACGTTTATCAatcgtgaaatagctgtcatttagtcAACAAAATCAATTCATCTAGTCCAAAAGTCttaggtaaaaaattaaaaaaacaatagaagcGAATTTATAACCTAATTCTTTTTGCAGTTGgttccaaaaaaatacattatcatttaaaaaaaaagcatagaCTTTGATGTTGACATAACATACTGTAAACTTGTATTAAATAATTCGcttttcacaaatattaagaaattcCTCTGTCACAGTACGGTGAACAGGGTTATGGTGGAAAAACAGACattcttaaaatttattagtAAAGATTTTCATCCTACATAATAGTTATCAAATACGACTCCAATTTCATCCCAATATACTGAAATCGCACATCATCATCGTCGATAATTAACAacgttcattaatatttatctaCGGTACATATACACAGAAATTACACGTTTTTATCAGGAGTTTTTTGAACAAACACCTGGCGATTGATATTTACTATCTTTTATAATGAACGtatggagtttttttttgtacaattggCAACAAAGGTTGAACGctatcaaattttctttttaccatTCAACTCCAGCTCTACCTTATTTAATACATACTTGTGGATCTCGTGGCTAAACTTTAACCGcaaaagtgaatcgatcacaggttaagctacgcttgacgcggttggtccgttgatgggtgaccatctttgtcaaaaacgagttcctccgtgtttcggaaggcacgttaaatcctgggtcccggctgttattcctacatctttgacagtcgttacaggtagttagaagcttgaaaagtctgacaaccggtctaaccaaggggtatcgtgttgcctaggtaattgggttgaggaggtcagataggcagtcactccttgtaaaacactgatactcagctgaaaccggtaagactggaaaccaaccccaacatagttgggaaaaggctaggccgatgatgacttgTGTCGCAGGGAGTTTAACGAAGATTCTAGTTACAAGTACAGAGACTAAATACAGGCTTAAAAAAGCTTAGTTTTGGGAAAAGAGGGTAGAGtttttaacattcaaatatttaaggAAACATCGAAAAATTACAAACTATCGTTTTCTCACTATaccatttatttcaaaaaaggtttttaatgcATTCGAAAATCTGCGATAATAGTCGATAATAATCAGATTTTGTTGTCGACTGTACTAATTTGAGAGTTTTACGTATTTTACGAATGAATGAGGTAGTTTTTGCTTTTAGCCGCTTccattgatgtatttttatgttttcataatagGTTGGTTCGATTTAATTGGGGTTCTATCGTGGGTATAAAATGATCTATTTCGGTATCAGATTCTATAGCTTCAGAGAATTGATTGTTGCGTCTTGACGTCTTCTTCCATATTGGTCATGATAGTAATGGTAACCATGGCCTATTTACgtcccaatgctgggcataGGCTTCTCATATAGGGACTTACCTAAAAACATAGGTGATattagtttgacgtgtctgtctggcTGTATATCTGTCTATCTGTGGCATCAAAGCTCCCGAACTTATTgagtgatttcaatttagtttgtttataCAACAAATGTAAGTCTGTAGACAAATCAGGCTCTTGTTTTTCAGCAATCTTGatttaactgaaaaaatattatatcttttgGGAACTCAAAGAAAAGGTTTTATCGAAAAAGACTTGCACTACGGCACTTTTAGCAGATCTGTTGCACATTTTTAAGGTAGTTCCACGATCCAGCTGTCTctctatttttcaatttgatcttATAGCATTTGCTGAACGATatgtgactgcacggatagaggAATAATAACACGGCGTTCACTCAACCCATTGCGCGCCTTGTCGCGCCTTCAATCCTAggataggacaagcgtttgtatgatctccgaatgtttgttctaagtctaggtgtctttgtgcatgtgatttgagtGATTGCAAAAACGAATCCCGCGTAATGAATTTAATACTTGCATGTATTAAATTCATTACGCGAGATTCGTTTTTTAGCATAATAAGCGTCATAAGTGATGTCACGTTCGACTGATAATATTATAGCAATAATTTGCCTACGCCACTAATATTCCGTTTCCatgttattgtaaaatgatTCACAAAATCCATTGAGTCCTACTGTTCTGAGTCATCCATTGTGAATGGAAGCTTTGTGTTGCATTCATCTTTTGTAGTGAATGTGCAGTTGAGTGTAATTTATtaggtaaatttaatttagtatctTTTGTTCAGGCGTGTTTATTGGTTTGtgaatattaattgatttcttTGTCTTAGCATTAGGTCTGCAGTCTTGACATGGATGGAGATCGCGTAACTATAATGTAaaattgtcaatattttttcatgcctTGCTCATGTCTCGGTGTAAGAAATGGAACTCCTCCAAAGCGGCTCGACCAGTTCTCTCGatattttgtatgcatattggGTTGGTCTGAGAATCGGAAAGCATCTTTGTTATATAactcatattatttttacttcctAAAACTCATTTATAACGCAAAACGCTTGCTGGGACAGCTGGTAAATATATGATTTCGAAGCATAGATGTCATATTgcattcaaaacaattttgcaatttacaagactgaaaaatatttacctcaTAAAGTCTGCTTGCGACTACGGCCAGTGTTACCCAGGTCAAGCCTTTAAAGATaaaagtaactaaataatgaTGTTTGTTAAGTTTGCACACTTCTTGActgttaacattattaaatcgACTTTCTGCATcgctaatataaaaaaaaccatttcctGAACCGACTCGTACTTAGAAGTTGTACTGTTTGACGATCTCCGTGGTCGAATATCGTACGCACCGATTTCAAGGTGTCgatatctctgaggtcccgggttcgatcccctgtcgggccaatgtaaaaattcacatttctacattgtttcgggtctgggtgtctgtgctaccttcgttgtatctgaataccataacacaagtgctttagcaacttactttgggttcagaacaatgtatgtgatgttgtccgcatttatttaatttattatttactgtaccTTGGCAGTTGTACTACAATTCCATTTTTCAACCGTATTATTGTTCTAAAACTCAAATGACAACTAACCATGATGTCTTTACACCTATTACGTAATCATCGTTTCCCAGAACATGTAAACcttacataaaacctttttatttgcaCATATGACCTAATTCCTTATCTCCAACATCTTTGCGACGTTTTTCCTTTCCGAGGCCGTTTGCCACATGATCATCATCACGTATGATACAAGGTTGACCTTGTGACAACAAGAGCACAATTTGCGGAGATATTGCGAGATTGGACTAGACTCATGGTGATGGTAGTTAGATTCAAGGGTTATACAAGGTATTGAATAGTTTGGAGGCATTGTTTTGAAGTTTGTCAGGAAACTGaagaatattaatagaaaattaattacgtcgacttcaattatttgttttgaacttcacacttataataatagatactaatactaatattattgatatttgatatCGGCATTACAGCGTAATGCTAGGAAGTTTTTATGCCATTTGTTCATTCATATTATCAAAAGCATTTAAGAAGCGgggaagggtgggcgatactttgttctgtccaatgtaatttgaccttcataAAATTGTACTTAATGGcctaatttgaaataataactttacaaTTGTGTTGTTATTGACAATAATTATCCTCTTccaacggtttttttttctaaactttctcagtcaaagtttattaatattactaatttCATTTGTATCATTGGAATGTTTAACGAAATTGTTTAACTGCTTACCTCACTCGCTCGTTATTATGTGCCtttagcttttcgcccgcgtcttcggccgcgtcgaggtcggttaaatcgcgtttccaagagaactcttcaaaagtccaggataaaaactatcctatgttctttctcaaggtcaactctatctctgtattaaatttcattaaaatcagttcagtggtttagacgtgaaagcgtaacagactgacagagttactttcgcatttataatattagtaaggaaaGGATGTTATAGACTAATGACTATACTAGCGCACTCTTTATGAATTCCTTTAATCTATATTCATGACGTCATTTAAATTGCGTggatggttgaggtcaccaagccaaacgcGCTATGTCGACGTGTCGCGAGTGCGCTCTCCCGAGGctgacaagcgtttgtgtgatccacgaatgcttctccGGAGTCTTGGTCTTGTGTATATGACTTTAATATTTGACGGTATACGGTATATAGGTATTTCTACGAAGTcgtccgaaaaaaaaacattaggcACTTTTACCATACAAGCATCAGCACATTGTCTATAACTTTTCGGGTCCTTGACTTACcatgttcaaggtcactttcATTCCTGTTGCAATTCCATCATTTAAGCAAAGattgcttttatgttttaattcttaattgAACTGGTAATAGCTTCGCACAGCTCTATCTAAACCAATATAATTATGCGTTTAAGTATTCAAATTACATCGTTTAACGTATGTAGGTGGTAATTTGGATTTAACTTCTAAGTgagttttaatagtttatagtTTGGTGGTGAATTGAAAATCGTATGGCTATGAGCTGAGCGTACGAGAGTATGCTACAATATTATTTGCAAACCTTAAGATTAGGTATACTGCTACACGGACAGCCAAGTGGTTGAAGTCGCCAGTAAACTAACTGTGCGTGACGGGTTGTGGGTTCGATGTCCACATACTACCTACAAGAAAATTTTGTGTAATCCATGAATGCTTCACCCGAGTCTGGATGCCTTCTAgcatgtaatttgaatgtttgtgaaaacccatcgcgatacaaggattaaatttcttggAGCGGGAGCGGGAGTCGGGCTGTGAAAGTTTTTGTGATGAGTGCAAgtgttgaaaaaagaaaaagcacTCCAAATAATAGAAGAATATTCGATttagtcttaaaaaaaagtatttgtttttctagatataaataatcatCACTAATTTGTAGAATTAACATAATCTTAAGCTCCTTTTCAATCGATGAAGGCTCTACGGCTAAACAGAACGTCTTTATTATTAGCTCTGAATAGAAAGTACAGatgcttttaatattatttgtcaagTACAACCTTATAATCTTCAAGGCAATTCCAATAATATcggaatttaatgaaatttttaattcTTGGCCTGATATAAAAGAGGCTGGAATGCAAGGAATAGGCACAGTTCATTGTTTGTTGTGCAAAGTTGAAGACAGGAATTATAACAATGAATTTGGTAAGCAGAAAAAAGATTCTTAGACCGTTATTTATAACTAACCAAAATGTCATTATCCTATTTTTAAGATAAGTTAACATTATTCAATCATTCCACTGCGATCATAGTCTGTATCTAGacaaaaaagcctttttttagattttaagaaggaaatatatttcaattctCCGTCTTCGAAGCAAGTTGAATTGTTATAATCCAAACATAGAACTACaactaatattttacattttataactgttttaaactaaactgacaaaaaaataattaatatactatTTTCAAGCGTCAGAAAAGGCGTTTTCACCCCCTTCCAATACGTGAAACGTGTCTGAAAACAAAGCTGTGTACCTTGGTTGGCAGCCTGTTACATGCCAACTAATTGTCAAAAACAAACACACCTTTCTATATCTATGTCTACACTAGAGACATGATTTTCTTGcttagaaacataaaataattttcaattcataaaaacttacatgttaactctttttaattttatagttaatcATCAGTGCCATCGTAGCTTTAAGCTCTGCAGCTCAGCTCCCATCCAGGAACTACATTCCCCAAGGTCAAAGCCAAGGTCAAGATGGCTACCAGTATGGATCCCAGTCAGGGTTTAATGGAGGGTCAGGCAATGGAAACAATAGAGCACAACAGGATGCTGAAAAGAATTCAGCTGTCTTGAAACAAGATCAGGAAATTCTTGAAGACGGATGTAAGTGAtgccttgatttttattttttacattgatgATATTGAAATGTTCTAAATGATGCAGTACTGAATCTGCATCtatatcatcggcctagccttttcccaactatattggggtcggctaccagtctaaccggttttagctaagtaccagtgttttacaaggagtgactgcctatctgacctcctcaacccagttacctgggcaacacgataccccttggttagactggttgtcagacttttcaagcttctgactacctgtaacgactgtcaaagatgtaagaataacgtATCGTATCTGCatctatatgtatttatttattgtaaaatctttaaccacttcaaaacaaacattgaacaTTAGATAAATTACTGTGGTACACTTTTATTATCGTTGTTTACTTTAAAGTTAGTTATTagtattagtaaatatttagaatCTAAGACTGCTTTTCATAATAGCGTTATGGAACATTTATCAAATAAGGTGTATGCTAAGAAACGTAAAATGAAATTCATCAATTAACTCCTATCGATTAATAGGATAACTCATTTTTCGATAATCCTTATTAGAAAACCAGCCCAAAAGAACTGTGATATTGACACAAGTCACGATCTCAAACAATGCAAAATGCACATTCAAGAACTAATTTCGTTAATCACTTTACGGTAACAAAGCTTTTAGTGCGTAAGAATCTCGtatcaaatattacaaaaatgaaagTTCCCTTGTAACTAGTTCAAATGCCAAGGTTAAGTTGGCCATCGCCAATGAATATGG includes these proteins:
- the LOC113500951 gene encoding pupal cuticle protein 36-like codes for the protein MKLFVFAALVAVAAAARLEHLERRAYLPPFQGSNSAGSFGSQSQGSFGSNGAFGSAGADQGQNGAFGLATSNKYLPPDHSSSNGAPQFSGSLTGFGSQNSQGQQFGQQGSQYTIPSTAYGTPQLSNFGSQSQYSQQTGANQYLAPRPSALENPPQQAFDEETGYHY